In Opitutus sp., one genomic interval encodes:
- the lptC gene encoding LPS export ABC transporter periplasmic protein LptC, translated as MNPIKPLFIALLAGTSALIAAEPPAQIRPSAPIKEFRLPSFDKDGQKTSFMRAAEALFITATQVDVKELQLTLFTKDGTGGFDTVLLAPGATFQTDQQIVSGKDQVRLIRLDVEVTGEQWSYNHPEKRVIIAKNTRVIFQEELKDIIK; from the coding sequence GTGAACCCAATAAAGCCCCTTTTTATCGCCCTGTTGGCAGGGACATCGGCTCTCATCGCGGCTGAACCCCCTGCGCAGATCCGGCCCAGTGCGCCGATCAAAGAATTCCGCCTGCCCTCCTTCGACAAAGACGGCCAAAAGACCTCGTTCATGCGCGCGGCCGAGGCCCTCTTCATCACCGCCACGCAGGTCGACGTGAAGGAGCTGCAGCTCACCTTGTTCACCAAGGATGGCACCGGCGGCTTTGACACCGTGTTGCTGGCCCCAGGCGCGACCTTTCAAACCGACCAGCAGATCGTCAGTGGCAAAGACCAGGTTCGCCTGATCCGCCTCGATGTAGAAGTCACCGGCGAGCAATGGTCGTACAATCACCCCGAGAAACGGGTTATAATCGCCAAGAACACCCGCGTTATTTTCCAAGAAGAGCTAAAAGATATCATCAAATGA